In Vibrio marisflavi CECT 7928, the following are encoded in one genomic region:
- a CDS encoding TVP38/TMEM64 family protein, producing MNKKLIIGTILVLLIIFLGINFGQYLTIENAKAQQEILNQYISDNFVSAVVIYFFAYVAITAFSIPGAAVVTLLAAALFGFWNSLVLVSFASTIGATLAFLSSRYLLRDWVQSKFGDKLSAINKGVERDGPFYLFSLRLIPVFPFFLINLLMGLTPISTLRFYLVSQLGMLPGTAVYLNAGTQLSQINSLSGIVSPVVLGSFALLGLFPFIAKWVMSKVRIKPNTQNGSV from the coding sequence ATGAATAAGAAACTCATCATTGGAACCATCCTAGTCCTACTAATTATTTTCCTTGGTATTAATTTTGGTCAATACTTAACCATTGAAAACGCAAAAGCTCAGCAAGAGATTCTCAATCAATATATCTCTGACAATTTTGTTTCCGCCGTTGTGATTTACTTTTTTGCCTATGTTGCTATTACTGCTTTCTCTATCCCTGGAGCTGCAGTAGTTACACTTTTAGCCGCGGCACTATTTGGTTTTTGGAACAGCTTAGTATTGGTTTCTTTTGCCAGCACGATAGGTGCGACTCTCGCATTTCTAAGTAGTCGATATCTCCTTCGTGACTGGGTACAAAGTAAGTTTGGCGATAAGTTGTCGGCAATAAATAAAGGCGTTGAACGAGATGGTCCTTTTTATCTGTTTTCACTAAGGCTGATCCCCGTATTTCCTTTCTTTCTCATTAACCTACTAATGGGGCTCACACCAATTAGCACCTTAAGGTTTTATCTTGTCAGTCAATTAGGAATGCTGCCCGGCACCGCAGTCTATCTCAATGCTGGCACTCAACTATCTCAAATAAACAGCCTTTCTGGCATTGTATCGCCCGTCGTGCTTGGCTCTTTTGCATTACTTGGTTTATTTCCATTCATCGCTAAATGGGTTATGTCGAAGGTTAGAATCAAACCAAATACGCAAAATGGTAGTGTTTAG
- a CDS encoding DUF2007 domain-containing protein, translated as MKIFIARNPTEAHIVCELLRSEHVACEVRGEGLFGLQGELPFGDDTDAYIWLLNTYHEKKAVTIVQEYQSRLNRNENNADWYCSGCGEQNEGQFAICWSCGAAVTSSE; from the coding sequence GTGAAGATTTTCATCGCTAGAAACCCAACTGAAGCTCACATAGTTTGTGAGCTTTTAAGATCTGAGCATGTCGCTTGCGAAGTAAGAGGAGAAGGCTTGTTTGGTTTGCAGGGCGAACTGCCTTTTGGTGATGATACAGATGCATACATCTGGCTACTCAACACATATCATGAGAAAAAAGCCGTGACGATTGTGCAAGAGTATCAGTCTAGGCTTAATCGAAATGAGAACAACGCCGATTGGTACTGCTCTGGCTGTGGAGAGCAAAACGAAGGACAGTTTGCTATCTGTTGGAGCTGTGGCGCTGCAGTTACTAGTAGTGAGTAA
- the glgA gene encoding glycogen synthase GlgA: MATKSLSILFVASEAEGLIKSGGLADVAKALPEALLNLDQDVRLCIPAYRKVSNIQESKVLLETRIDMWPHTEYKVRELSIADVPVYAIDCPKYFDREEMYAENNQAYADNGERFAFFSAACLDMLRKLSYKPDVIHANDWHTGLVPYLLKNRYKEDTFYSSMKSVLTVHNAVFKGVFSYEELHCLLEFHSRFVPEAAISSTHVTMLKAGVMSADKINAVSPSYAEELKTELGGHGMHKEFKTRERDLVGILNGCDYSSWNPETDEFLPQAYSSDIKSMKKGKKLAKSTLQGEVGLKKRDVAMYGMVCRLTNQKGIHYLLPILDKFLSHDVQLVIVGTGDPILASQLKELSAIHGEKFAFIEAYNNRLAHLVEAGSDFFLMPSEFEPCGLNQIYSMAYGTLPIVRGVGGLKDSVIDYYQDRNAATGFVFYEPTPVDLLLTLLNSLLLYTQNPKEMERLQSYAMKQDFCWKNAAQEYLDLYYSA; the protein is encoded by the coding sequence TTGGCTACTAAGAGTTTGTCTATTCTATTTGTAGCGTCAGAGGCAGAAGGGTTAATTAAAAGTGGAGGCTTAGCCGATGTGGCTAAAGCCTTGCCCGAAGCTCTACTAAACCTCGATCAAGATGTACGTTTATGTATTCCTGCATATCGAAAAGTATCCAATATTCAAGAATCGAAGGTTCTTTTGGAAACTCGTATAGATATGTGGCCTCATACAGAATATAAAGTTCGTGAGCTAAGCATTGCAGATGTGCCTGTTTACGCAATTGATTGTCCAAAGTATTTCGATCGTGAAGAGATGTACGCGGAAAACAATCAGGCCTATGCAGACAATGGTGAGCGGTTTGCGTTTTTTAGTGCTGCTTGCTTGGACATGTTACGCAAGCTTTCTTATAAGCCTGACGTTATCCATGCTAATGATTGGCATACAGGCTTAGTTCCTTACCTACTAAAAAATCGTTATAAAGAAGATACTTTTTACTCAAGCATGAAGAGTGTTCTTACCGTGCATAACGCAGTCTTTAAAGGTGTGTTTAGTTACGAAGAGCTACATTGTCTGCTCGAGTTTCATTCTAGGTTTGTTCCAGAAGCAGCCATCAGCTCCACGCACGTCACCATGTTAAAAGCTGGTGTGATGTCTGCAGACAAGATAAATGCAGTGAGCCCAAGTTACGCAGAAGAGCTTAAAACAGAGCTTGGCGGACATGGGATGCACAAGGAATTTAAGACTCGTGAGAGAGACCTTGTTGGTATATTGAATGGCTGTGACTACTCTTCTTGGAACCCAGAGACAGATGAGTTTTTGCCGCAAGCTTATTCTTCTGACATAAAGAGCATGAAGAAAGGTAAAAAACTGGCGAAATCGACGCTGCAAGGTGAAGTTGGTCTCAAGAAACGCGATGTCGCTATGTATGGCATGGTTTGTCGTCTTACCAACCAGAAGGGTATCCACTACTTGCTGCCAATATTGGATAAGTTTTTATCCCATGATGTGCAGTTGGTTATCGTGGGAACTGGCGATCCAATTTTGGCAAGCCAGCTTAAAGAGCTTTCTGCAATACATGGTGAAAAGTTTGCGTTTATTGAAGCATACAACAATCGCCTTGCTCATCTAGTTGAAGCAGGTTCTGATTTCTTTTTAATGCCTTCTGAGTTTGAGCCTTGCGGGTTAAACCAGATCTACAGTATGGCTTACGGTACATTACCGATTGTTCGTGGTGTAGGTGGGTTAAAAGACAGTGTTATCGATTACTATCAAGATCGTAACGCTGCGACAGGTTTTGTTTTCTACGAGCCAACGCCGGTGGATCTATTGCTAACGCTGTTGAACTCTTTGCTCTTATATACGCAGAACCCAAAGGAAATGGAAAGGTTGCAGTCATATGCAATGAAACAAGATTTCTGTTGGAAGAATGCTGCGCAAGAGTACTTAGACTTGTACTACAGCGCATAA
- the glgC gene encoding glucose-1-phosphate adenylyltransferase yields MAGVLGMILAGGEGSRLRPLTESRSKPSVPFGGSYRLIDFALNNFVNADLMRIYVLTQFKSQSLFYHLKQGWNINGITDQFIDPIPAQMRTGKRWYEGTADAIYQNLRFMQLSEPEHVCIFGSDHIYKMDIKQFLDFHKEKEASLTVSALRVPVAEATEFGVIEVDTEGRMIGFEEKPAQPKSIPGDPEHALVSMGNYVFEAQTLFSELIEDADKEDSSHDFGKDIIPNMFPRGDVFVYDFSTNKITGEKEEVYWRDVGTIDAYWQAHMDLLEKDAPFSLYNRKWPLHTYHPPLPPATFSDCSNGRVQIIDSLVCNGSYVRGARIEKSVLGFRSNIASSCDISESILLGGVKVGEGCILRRVIIDKDADIAPGTQLGVNLQEDKKLYHVSDDGIVVIPKGARVGY; encoded by the coding sequence ATGGCTGGTGTACTAGGAATGATTCTTGCCGGGGGTGAGGGTTCACGTTTAAGACCTTTAACAGAGTCTCGCAGTAAACCTTCTGTACCGTTTGGCGGGAGTTATCGTCTTATAGATTTTGCATTGAATAACTTTGTTAATGCTGATCTAATGAGAATTTACGTACTTACACAATTCAAATCACAATCACTTTTCTATCATTTGAAGCAAGGGTGGAACATAAACGGAATTACGGACCAATTCATCGATCCAATTCCAGCTCAAATGAGAACAGGTAAACGTTGGTATGAAGGCACAGCAGACGCAATCTACCAAAACCTTCGCTTCATGCAGTTATCAGAGCCAGAGCATGTTTGTATTTTTGGTTCAGACCATATCTACAAAATGGATATCAAACAGTTCCTAGATTTCCACAAAGAGAAAGAGGCATCTCTTACTGTTTCTGCGCTTAGAGTTCCTGTAGCGGAAGCAACAGAGTTTGGAGTTATCGAAGTTGATACTGAAGGTCGAATGATCGGCTTTGAAGAGAAGCCTGCACAGCCTAAGTCAATTCCAGGCGACCCTGAGCACGCGCTAGTTTCAATGGGTAACTATGTTTTTGAAGCCCAAACGTTATTCTCGGAGTTGATCGAGGACGCTGACAAAGAAGACTCAAGCCATGATTTTGGTAAAGACATTATTCCAAATATGTTCCCTCGCGGAGATGTATTTGTTTATGACTTTAGCACCAACAAAATCACTGGTGAGAAAGAAGAAGTGTATTGGCGCGATGTTGGTACTATTGATGCGTACTGGCAAGCTCACATGGATTTACTTGAAAAAGACGCTCCTTTCTCTCTATATAACCGCAAATGGCCACTTCACACTTACCATCCACCACTTCCACCAGCAACATTCAGTGACTGTTCCAACGGACGAGTTCAGATCATTGATAGCCTAGTGTGTAATGGTAGTTATGTACGCGGCGCTCGTATTGAAAAATCGGTACTTGGTTTCCGTAGTAACATTGCTTCATCATGTGATATCTCTGAAAGTATTTTGCTTGGTGGTGTTAAGGTTGGTGAAGGGTGCATATTACGTCGAGTCATTATCGATAAGGATGCAGACATTGCCCCAGGAACACAGCTTGGCGTGAATTTACAAGAAGACAAAAAGCTATATCATGTGTCAGATGATGGCATTGTAGTGATTCCAAAAGGAGCAAGAGTTGGCTACTAA
- the topA gene encoding type I DNA topoisomerase, translating into MGKSLVIVESPAKAKTINKYLGKDFIVKSSVGHVRDLPTAGQSTGKKAAAVSTKGLSPEEKARLKKEKDRKSLIKKMGIDPFHGWDANYQILPGKEKVVAELQKLAKDADSVYLATDLDREGEAIAWHLREIIGGDEDRYKRVVFNEITKNAIQQAFETPGELNMDGVNAQQARRFMDRVVGFMVSPLLWKKVARGLSAGRVQSVAVKLLVEREREINAFIPEEFWDIHADTKTTDKTDFRLQVAQKDGAAYKPSNKEDVDRSLSVLKQASYEVCKREDRPTSSKPSAPYITSTLQQAASTRLGYGVKKTMMLAQRLYEAGYITYMRTDSTNLSSEAVDAVRDYITAEFGDAYLPAKANVYGSKEGAQEAHEAIRPSSVEVKAEDLQGMDPDAHKLYSLIWNQFVACQMTPAKYDSTTVSVKAAEYTLKAKGRILKFDGWTRVQRPLGKNEDQILPAVQIGDKLDLVALDPKQHFTKPPARYTEAALVKELEKKGIGRPSTYASIISTIQDRGYVRVEQRRFYAEKMGEIVTDRLDDSFNDLMNYDFTARMEQKLDQIAEGERGWKVVLDSFFSDFSGDLEKAEQDEEEGGMRPNHIVMTDIECPTCSRQMGIRTASTGVFLGCSGYALPPKERCKTTINLGDEEGIVNVLEEDVETAALRAKKRCPICETAMDAYLIDDKRKLHVCGNNPNCEGYIVEHGEYKVKGYDGPVVECDKCGSDMVLKNGRFGKYMDCTSEDCKNTRKILKNGEVAPPKEDPVHFPEIPCENSDAYFVLRDGASGLFMSASNFPKSRETRAPLVSELARFKERLPAKFTHLADAPQEDPDGRPTVVRFSRKSKENYIRSEIDGKPSGWTGLFIDGKWEITDKRKKPKK; encoded by the coding sequence ATGGGTAAATCACTCGTTATCGTGGAGTCTCCTGCAAAGGCTAAAACGATAAATAAATATCTTGGTAAAGACTTTATCGTTAAGTCGAGCGTTGGACACGTGCGTGATCTTCCGACTGCTGGCCAAAGTACTGGTAAAAAAGCAGCAGCAGTCTCTACAAAAGGCTTGAGCCCAGAAGAAAAAGCTCGCCTTAAAAAAGAAAAAGATCGCAAATCACTGATTAAGAAAATGGGTATCGACCCTTTCCACGGCTGGGACGCGAATTATCAGATTCTGCCCGGTAAAGAAAAAGTAGTTGCTGAGCTGCAGAAGCTAGCCAAGGACGCTGATAGCGTTTACCTCGCAACCGATTTGGACCGCGAGGGAGAAGCAATTGCATGGCACCTACGTGAAATTATTGGCGGCGATGAAGACCGTTATAAGCGCGTAGTGTTTAACGAAATTACAAAAAACGCGATCCAACAAGCCTTTGAAACTCCGGGTGAGTTAAATATGGACGGCGTAAACGCACAGCAAGCCCGCCGTTTTATGGATCGAGTGGTTGGCTTTATGGTTTCACCACTACTTTGGAAAAAAGTAGCGCGTGGCTTGTCTGCGGGACGTGTTCAGTCAGTCGCGGTAAAACTGCTTGTCGAGCGTGAACGTGAAATCAATGCATTTATCCCTGAAGAGTTTTGGGATATTCATGCTGATACCAAGACGACGGATAAAACCGATTTTCGTTTACAAGTCGCTCAGAAAGACGGTGCGGCATATAAGCCTTCCAACAAGGAAGATGTTGATCGCTCACTTTCTGTTCTTAAGCAGGCTTCTTATGAAGTGTGTAAACGTGAAGACAGACCTACGTCTAGCAAACCTTCAGCACCTTATATCACTTCAACCTTGCAACAAGCCGCAAGTACACGCCTTGGTTATGGTGTGAAGAAGACTATGATGCTAGCGCAGCGTTTGTATGAGGCAGGTTATATTACTTATATGCGTACTGACTCAACAAACTTGAGTTCAGAAGCAGTTGATGCTGTTCGCGACTATATTACTGCTGAGTTTGGCGATGCTTATCTTCCTGCGAAAGCTAACGTTTATGGCAGTAAAGAGGGTGCGCAAGAAGCTCACGAAGCTATTCGTCCATCTAGCGTTGAAGTGAAAGCTGAAGATCTACAAGGCATGGACCCAGATGCTCATAAGCTGTATTCCTTAATTTGGAACCAGTTTGTGGCTTGTCAAATGACACCTGCTAAATATGACTCTACAACGGTGAGTGTCAAAGCGGCAGAATACACACTAAAAGCAAAAGGTCGTATTCTGAAGTTTGATGGCTGGACGAGAGTTCAACGCCCACTTGGTAAGAACGAAGATCAGATTCTACCAGCAGTACAAATCGGCGATAAATTAGATTTGGTTGCACTGGATCCAAAACAGCACTTCACCAAGCCACCAGCTCGCTATACAGAAGCTGCATTAGTTAAAGAGCTTGAGAAGAAAGGCATTGGTCGCCCTTCAACTTACGCGTCAATCATCTCTACTATTCAAGATCGTGGTTATGTGCGCGTTGAACAACGCCGATTCTATGCAGAGAAAATGGGTGAGATTGTTACTGACAGGCTTGATGATAGCTTTAACGATCTAATGAACTACGACTTCACTGCGCGAATGGAGCAAAAGCTTGACCAGATCGCTGAAGGTGAACGAGGTTGGAAAGTTGTTCTCGACAGTTTCTTCTCTGACTTCAGCGGTGATCTTGAAAAAGCTGAGCAAGATGAAGAAGAAGGCGGTATGAGACCTAATCATATCGTTATGACAGATATCGAGTGTCCGACTTGTTCGCGTCAGATGGGGATTAGAACGGCATCTACAGGTGTATTCTTGGGTTGCTCAGGCTACGCATTACCACCAAAAGAGCGTTGTAAAACAACCATCAACCTAGGTGACGAAGAGGGTATTGTAAACGTTCTTGAAGAAGATGTTGAAACTGCAGCACTTCGAGCGAAAAAACGTTGTCCGATTTGTGAAACAGCAATGGATGCTTACTTGATTGACGATAAGCGTAAGCTTCATGTTTGTGGTAACAATCCGAACTGTGAAGGTTATATCGTTGAGCACGGCGAGTACAAAGTTAAAGGCTATGATGGCCCTGTTGTTGAGTGCGACAAGTGCGGCTCGGATATGGTGCTTAAGAACGGTCGATTTGGTAAATACATGGACTGTACCAGTGAAGATTGTAAGAATACTCGCAAGATTCTAAAGAATGGTGAAGTTGCGCCTCCGAAGGAAGATCCGGTACATTTCCCTGAAATACCATGTGAGAATTCTGATGCTTACTTTGTATTGCGTGATGGTGCTTCTGGCTTATTTATGTCAGCGAGTAATTTCCCGAAATCGCGTGAAACAAGAGCGCCATTGGTGTCTGAACTAGCACGCTTTAAAGAGCGTTTGCCTGCGAAGTTTACTCACCTTGCTGACGCGCCACAAGAAGACCCAGATGGCCGTCCAACGGTCGTACGCTTTAGCCGAAAATCTAAAGAGAATTATATCCGCTCTGAGATTGATGGGAAGCCTTCAGGCTGGACAGGTCTCTTTATAGACGGAAAGTGGGAAATTACTGACAAACGGAAAAAACCGAAAAAGTAA
- a CDS encoding YciN family protein, producing MKNKQVISSFDLLLIANQLIQDHQDYIKGMRAESVEEKDEVLIFKGEYFLDESGLPTEKTTAAFNMFKYLAHQLSKEFSLEK from the coding sequence ATGAAAAATAAGCAAGTTATTTCTTCTTTTGATCTGCTATTAATTGCAAACCAATTAATCCAAGACCATCAAGACTATATCAAGGGCATGCGCGCTGAATCAGTAGAAGAAAAAGACGAAGTCCTGATATTTAAAGGAGAATACTTTTTAGATGAAAGTGGTCTTCCAACAGAAAAAACGACAGCAGCGTTCAATATGTTCAAATACTTAGCTCACCAACTTTCTAAAGAGTTCTCCTTAGAAAAATAA
- the ruvC gene encoding crossover junction endodeoxyribonuclease RuvC translates to MSIILGIDPGSRITGYGVIRQQGRHLQYMGSGCIRMADGDLASKLKQVYAGVTEIITQFQPDVFAIEQVFMSKNADSALKLGQARGSAIVAAANADLPVFEYAARLIKQAVVGTGAADKAQVQHMVQHMLGLSSKPQSDAADALGVAICHANTNKTLVALAGKAQGAKKGRYR, encoded by the coding sequence ATGTCCATTATTCTAGGAATTGACCCAGGATCAAGAATAACCGGGTATGGAGTGATTCGTCAGCAAGGGCGTCATTTACAATATATGGGGAGCGGATGTATTCGAATGGCGGATGGAGATTTGGCGAGTAAGCTGAAGCAGGTTTACGCCGGAGTAACGGAGATTATCACTCAGTTCCAGCCAGACGTATTTGCTATTGAGCAGGTCTTCATGTCAAAAAATGCCGACTCAGCTCTCAAACTTGGCCAAGCAAGAGGCAGCGCTATTGTCGCTGCAGCAAATGCGGATTTACCGGTATTCGAGTATGCTGCTCGACTGATAAAACAAGCAGTTGTTGGCACTGGTGCTGCCGACAAAGCGCAAGTCCAGCATATGGTTCAGCACATGTTAGGGCTTTCTAGTAAACCTCAATCGGATGCAGCAGATGCTCTTGGTGTTGCAATTTGTCACGCGAATACAAACAAAACGTTGGTTGCATTAGCAGGTAAAGCTCAAGGTGCGAAAAAGGGACGCTATCGATAG
- a CDS encoding YebC/PmpR family DNA-binding transcriptional regulator, with the protein MAGHSKWANIRHRKAAQDAKRGKIFTKLIREIVVAAKEGGGEPDNNPRLRAAIDKALSNNMTRDTVNRAVSRGAGGDGDDNMETVVYEGYGPAGTAVMVECLTDNRNRTVSGVRHAFSKSGGNLGTDGSVSYLFSKKGVISYAPGLDEDEVMEVALESGADDIETAEDGSIDVYTSTNDFGSVKDALDAAGFEAANAEVTQIPSTKAELDSDTAPKLLRLIDALEELDDVQEVYHNGDISQEVADSL; encoded by the coding sequence ATGGCAGGTCATAGTAAGTGGGCGAATATTCGTCATCGCAAAGCAGCTCAAGACGCAAAGCGCGGAAAAATTTTCACTAAGCTTATCAGAGAGATTGTTGTAGCAGCGAAAGAGGGCGGTGGTGAGCCTGACAATAACCCTCGCTTAAGGGCTGCAATAGACAAAGCTCTATCAAACAATATGACCCGCGATACCGTGAACAGAGCTGTAAGCCGAGGTGCTGGCGGCGATGGCGATGACAACATGGAAACGGTTGTCTATGAAGGTTATGGCCCTGCAGGAACAGCTGTAATGGTCGAGTGCTTGACTGATAACAGGAATCGAACTGTCTCAGGAGTTCGACATGCATTCTCTAAATCAGGTGGCAACTTAGGCACCGATGGCAGCGTGAGCTACTTATTCAGTAAGAAAGGTGTCATTTCTTATGCTCCGGGTCTTGATGAAGATGAAGTGATGGAAGTAGCTTTGGAATCAGGCGCAGATGATATTGAAACAGCGGAAGATGGTTCAATTGACGTTTATACCAGCACCAATGACTTTGGTTCAGTAAAAGATGCACTAGATGCAGCTGGGTTTGAAGCCGCCAACGCGGAAGTGACACAAATCCCGTCTACTAAAGCAGAGCTAGATTCTGATACAGCACCAAAATTACTTCGTTTAATCGATGCGTTGGAAGAGCTCGATGATGTACAAGAGGTGTACCATAACGGAGATATATCCCAAGAAGTCGCTGACTCTCTGTAA
- the hisIE gene encoding bifunctional phosphoribosyl-AMP cyclohydrolase/phosphoribosyl-ATP diphosphatase HisIE, producing MSFSQQNCEQLSEKIDWEKVDGLVPAIVQDFESSQVLMMGYMNPEALTKTLETKKVTFFSRSKQRLWTKGETSGNVLNLKNVSLDCDNDTLLVKVLPVGPTCHRGTTTCWDGDSQEESQMVWLSQLEKLLAERKNADPDSSYTASLYARGTKRISQKVGEEGLEVALAATSGDKPELVCESADLIYHLIVLLQDQGLSLSDVINKLKERHK from the coding sequence ATGAGCTTTTCCCAGCAAAATTGCGAACAATTGAGCGAAAAAATTGATTGGGAAAAAGTCGATGGGCTGGTTCCTGCTATCGTACAAGACTTTGAATCCAGTCAGGTTCTTATGATGGGTTACATGAATCCTGAAGCGTTAACGAAAACTCTGGAGACTAAAAAAGTTACTTTCTTTTCAAGGAGCAAGCAGCGCTTGTGGACTAAAGGAGAGACATCAGGAAATGTGTTGAACCTAAAGAATGTTTCTTTGGATTGCGACAATGACACACTATTGGTAAAAGTTTTGCCTGTTGGGCCGACATGTCACAGGGGAACAACAACCTGTTGGGATGGTGATTCCCAAGAAGAATCGCAAATGGTATGGCTCAGTCAGTTAGAAAAGTTGTTAGCAGAGCGTAAAAACGCTGATCCAGATTCCTCTTATACTGCTAGCTTGTACGCTAGAGGGACGAAACGTATTTCCCAAAAGGTTGGTGAAGAGGGGCTCGAGGTTGCTTTAGCAGCAACATCTGGAGATAAACCAGAGCTGGTTTGCGAGTCAGCCGATCTTATATATCACCTAATTGTTCTGTTACAAGATCAAGGTCTGTCACTTAGTGACGTGATCAATAAGCTCAAAGAAAGGCACAAATAA
- the hisF gene encoding imidazole glycerol phosphate synthase subunit HisF, producing MLAKRIIPCLDVRDGQVVKGVQFRNHEIIGDIVPLAQRYAEEGADELVFYDITASSDGRVVDKSWVARVAEVIDIPFCVAGGIKSAEDAARILQFGADKVSINSPALTNPELITELADKFGVQCIVVGIDSYYDKETGKYQVYQFTGNEERTKATQWETKSWVEEVQKRGAGEIVLNMMNQDGVRSGYDIEQLNMVREVCQVPLIASGGAGAMEHFSEAYQKANVDGALAASVFHKQVINIGDLKQYLSQQGIEVRL from the coding sequence ATGTTGGCTAAGCGAATAATCCCATGCCTCGATGTTCGAGATGGGCAAGTGGTAAAAGGGGTGCAATTCCGCAATCACGAAATCATTGGTGATATCGTGCCTTTGGCGCAGCGATACGCTGAAGAAGGTGCAGACGAGTTGGTCTTTTATGACATTACCGCTTCAAGTGATGGGCGTGTAGTCGACAAGAGCTGGGTTGCACGGGTTGCTGAAGTCATTGACATACCATTTTGTGTTGCCGGTGGAATAAAATCAGCAGAAGACGCAGCTCGCATTCTTCAGTTTGGCGCTGACAAAGTGTCTATCAACTCGCCGGCTTTAACGAATCCCGAGTTAATTACTGAATTAGCAGATAAATTTGGGGTTCAATGCATAGTTGTAGGTATCGATTCATACTATGACAAGGAAACCGGTAAGTATCAGGTTTATCAGTTCACTGGTAATGAAGAGCGCACAAAAGCGACTCAATGGGAAACGAAAAGCTGGGTAGAAGAAGTGCAAAAGCGTGGAGCCGGTGAAATTGTACTGAATATGATGAACCAAGATGGTGTGCGCAGTGGCTATGATATTGAACAGCTCAATATGGTAAGAGAAGTGTGCCAGGTGCCCTTAATTGCTTCAGGTGGTGCTGGTGCAATGGAGCACTTTTCAGAAGCCTATCAAAAAGCGAATGTTGATGGCGCATTAGCCGCATCAGTATTTCACAAACAAGTTATCAATATTGGTGACCTAAAACAGTATTTGAGCCAGCAAGGTATCGAGGTGAGACTATGA
- the hisA gene encoding 1-(5-phosphoribosyl)-5-[(5-phosphoribosylamino)methylideneamino]imidazole-4-carboxamide isomerase: MIIPALDLIEGQVVRLFQGDYGKVTEYKVDPAEQFKLYHDAGANWLHLVDLTGAKDTQARQLDLIATLLASTPANIQIGGGVRTEKDVSDLLNAGAQRVVVGSTAVKNRPLVKEWMSKFGAEAIVLALDINIDENGVRSVATSGWQENSGVSIEELIEDYLTVGLKHVLCTDISRDGTLAGSNVELYQDLCKQYPQVQFQSSGGIGSLADIEALKGSGVAGVIVGRALLDGKFTAEEAFECWLSE, encoded by the coding sequence TTGATCATTCCAGCATTAGATTTAATTGAAGGCCAAGTCGTTCGTCTATTTCAGGGAGACTATGGCAAAGTGACCGAGTACAAGGTCGACCCAGCAGAGCAGTTTAAGTTGTACCATGATGCAGGTGCGAATTGGTTGCACCTAGTTGACCTAACCGGAGCTAAAGATACACAAGCTAGGCAGCTCGATTTAATCGCTACGCTACTTGCTAGTACGCCAGCCAATATCCAAATTGGTGGTGGAGTTAGAACAGAGAAAGACGTCTCTGACTTGCTCAATGCAGGTGCTCAGCGTGTTGTTGTTGGCTCTACAGCAGTGAAAAATAGACCACTTGTGAAAGAGTGGATGAGTAAGTTTGGTGCCGAGGCTATTGTATTGGCTCTTGATATCAACATTGATGAAAATGGTGTTCGCAGTGTCGCGACGTCTGGATGGCAAGAGAACTCAGGTGTCAGCATTGAAGAGCTTATCGAAGACTACTTAACTGTAGGCCTAAAACACGTCTTGTGCACAGACATATCACGAGATGGCACATTGGCTGGCTCGAACGTAGAGCTGTACCAAGATCTTTGCAAGCAATATCCTCAAGTGCAATTTCAGTCTTCTGGTGGGATCGGATCTCTAGCGGATATCGAAGCGCTAAAAGGATCAGGGGTAGCAGGCGTTATTGTTGGTCGAGCGCTGCTTGATGGAAAGTTCACGGCTGAGGAGGCATTCGAATGTTGGCTAAGCGAATAA